The following are from one region of the Rosistilla carotiformis genome:
- a CDS encoding glycosyltransferase — protein MKISVAICTWNRSGLLRRTLQSIAEMEMGDPIEWELIVVDNNSSDDTADVIGSFALQLPIRYVHEPQQGLSLSRNRAIDTATGDYILWTDDDVLVSKQWLNAYRSAFEAAPDIAFFGGCIEPWFEPPGCPDWISETWEKCNPAFSPRMLGDAEVELTAERLPYGANFAVRTDVQQAHRYDPRWGRVGSGMMGGEEIAVLREIVRCGGRGRWVPDAPLRHIVPARRASEKFIRDYFVGQGMENVAAGRTVTGRMANGFDAMYSMLLYRIKRRFVEPDEWVSHMIRASISWGEFRAPRS, from the coding sequence ATGAAGATCAGCGTCGCGATCTGCACCTGGAATCGCTCCGGTTTGCTCCGACGCACGCTTCAATCGATCGCCGAAATGGAGATGGGCGATCCCATCGAATGGGAATTGATCGTCGTCGATAATAACTCTTCGGATGATACCGCCGATGTGATTGGGAGCTTCGCCCTACAGCTGCCGATTCGATACGTTCACGAACCTCAGCAGGGGCTGTCGCTCTCTCGCAATCGCGCGATCGATACAGCGACGGGCGACTACATTCTCTGGACCGACGACGATGTTTTGGTTTCCAAGCAGTGGCTGAACGCCTATCGCAGCGCATTTGAGGCGGCCCCGGACATCGCTTTTTTTGGCGGTTGTATCGAACCATGGTTTGAACCGCCCGGATGTCCCGACTGGATTTCCGAAACGTGGGAGAAGTGCAATCCGGCCTTTTCGCCGCGGATGCTGGGGGATGCAGAGGTCGAACTGACGGCGGAGCGTTTGCCATACGGCGCGAACTTCGCCGTTCGCACCGATGTGCAACAGGCCCATCGCTACGACCCGCGGTGGGGACGCGTCGGTTCGGGAATGATGGGAGGCGAAGAGATCGCAGTGCTGCGGGAAATCGTCCGCTGCGGAGGACGCGGACGCTGGGTCCCGGACGCGCCGCTTCGACATATCGTGCCCGCGCGACGGGCCAGCGAAAAATTTATCCGCGACTATTTCGTTGGCCAGGGAATGGAGAATGTCGCCGCGGGGCGGACCGTCACAGGACGGATGGCCAATGGCTTCGACGCGATGTATTCGATGCTGCTGTATCGGATCAAACGTCGTTTTGTAGAGCCCGACGAATGGGTCTCGCATATGATTCGTGCGAGCATTTCGTGGGGAGAATTCCGGGCACCACGGAGCTAA